Proteins from a single region of Dehalococcoidia bacterium:
- the fsa gene encoding fructose-6-phosphate aldolase, translating into MRIFLDTANIEQIRQGVRWGVVSGVTTNPTLVASEGQKNYKAVVKKICGIVDGPVSAEVTVEGIEAMLAQARDIAAWHKNVVVKIPATTEGLEVTSKLAKEGIKVNMTLCFSANQALLGALAGAAFISPFVGRLDDIGQDGMALVRDIMDIYKEYDFDTEVIAASIRHPLHCVAAAQAGADIATVPFKVLEQMMKHPLTEAGNARFLADWRRVSGKT; encoded by the coding sequence ATGCGCATCTTTCTGGATACAGCCAACATCGAACAGATCCGCCAGGGCGTCAGGTGGGGCGTCGTCAGCGGCGTCACCACCAACCCCACGCTGGTGGCATCGGAAGGACAGAAAAACTATAAAGCCGTTGTAAAAAAAATCTGCGGCATCGTTGACGGTCCGGTATCGGCTGAAGTAACCGTCGAGGGCATCGAAGCCATGCTGGCACAGGCGCGCGACATCGCCGCCTGGCACAAAAACGTGGTGGTCAAAATTCCCGCCACCACCGAAGGTCTGGAAGTGACATCCAAGCTGGCTAAAGAAGGCATAAAAGTGAACATGACCCTCTGCTTTTCGGCCAACCAGGCGCTGCTGGGAGCCCTGGCCGGCGCGGCCTTCATCAGCCCCTTCGTGGGCCGCCTGGATGATATCGGTCAGGACGGCATGGCGCTGGTGCGGGACATCATGGATATATATAAGGAATACGATTTCGACACGGAGGTCATCGCCGCCAGCATCCGCCACCCGCTGCATTGCGTGGCGGCGGCCCAGGCCGGCGCCGATATCGCCACCGTGCCCTTCAAAGTGCTGGAACAGATGATGAAACACCCGCTCACCGAGGCCGGCAACGCCCGTTTTCTGGCGGACTGGCGCCGCGTGTCGGGTAAAACCTAA